A genomic stretch from Pseudomonas mendocina includes:
- a CDS encoding bifunctional 4-hydroxy-2-oxoglutarate aldolase/2-dehydro-3-deoxy-phosphogluconate aldolase gives MNTVFQHRAKQDAVPSMDDKIELIDALCARARILPVITIEREEDILPLADALAEGGLDTLEITLRSAYGLTAIRTLREQRPELCVGAGTVLDERMLAEAEAAGAQFIVTPGSTSELLRAGVYSPLPLLPGVSSASEIMIGYALGYRRFKLFPAELAGGVAALKALGGPFGNVRFCPTGGVTPENLKQYTAQNNVMCVGGTWMINRDWIRNSEWARIRTATEEALQLFG, from the coding sequence ATGAATACTGTTTTTCAACATCGCGCTAAGCAAGACGCTGTCCCTAGCATGGACGACAAAATTGAGTTGATAGATGCCCTGTGCGCACGGGCGCGAATTCTGCCGGTCATCACCATTGAGCGTGAAGAGGATATCTTGCCGCTGGCTGATGCATTGGCGGAAGGCGGGCTGGATACGTTAGAAATAACCCTGCGATCTGCGTACGGGCTGACTGCCATTCGTACATTGCGTGAACAGCGCCCGGAATTATGCGTGGGTGCTGGCACGGTGTTGGACGAGCGCATGTTGGCCGAAGCAGAAGCAGCCGGCGCGCAATTTATCGTCACGCCAGGCAGTACCAGTGAGCTTCTTCGAGCTGGCGTGTACAGCCCGCTGCCGCTGCTGCCGGGCGTCAGTTCAGCCTCCGAGATTATGATTGGATATGCCCTTGGCTATCGTCGTTTCAAGCTATTTCCGGCTGAGCTGGCAGGCGGTGTAGCTGCACTGAAAGCGTTGGGTGGCCCCTTCGGTAATGTACGTTTTTGCCCAACAGGTGGCGTCACGCCAGAGAACCTCAAGCAGTACACCGCACAGAACAATGTGATGTGTGTGGGCGGAACCTGGATGATTAACCGCGACTGGATTCGTAACAGTGAGTGGGCGCGAATTCGTACAGCGACTGAAGAGGCTTTGCAGCTGTTCGGGTAA
- a CDS encoding NADP-dependent glyceraldehyde-3-phosphate dehydrogenase has translation MSTSQLDTLFPRAEDIPEQYRLGEPVEQREYLVNGELLRWEGALATVYSPVYLADEAHDQQVVLGSTPLLDADAAMVALDAAVKAYDHGQGLWPNLRVAERIQHVETFLAKMREQRETVVRLLMWEIGKNLKDSEKEFDRTCDYIVDTIESLKELDRKSSRFEQVQGTIGQIRRVPLGVALCMGPYNYPLNETFTTLIPALIMGNTVVFKPAKFGVLLIRPLLEAFRDSFPPGVINVIYGRGRETVSALMASGKIDVFAFIGTHKGASDLKRLHPRPHRLRAALGLDAKNPGIVLPEVDLDNAVNEAITGALSFNGQRCTALKILFVHENVLGSFLDKFTAKLATLKPGMPWDASAALTPLPEPGKVDYLNGLLDDAVSKGAKVVNPGGGESRHSFFYPAVLSPVSPDMRIYHEEQFGPLVPVVPYRDVQEVIDYVQESDYGQQLSIFGNNSAEVGRLVDAFVNQVGRININAQCQRGPDSYPFNGRKNSAEGTLSVHDALRVFSIRTLVASRGTAESKALLNDIILNRESVFISTDYIL, from the coding sequence ATGAGCACGAGCCAACTGGATACGCTTTTTCCACGAGCTGAAGATATCCCCGAACAGTATCGGCTGGGAGAGCCCGTCGAGCAGCGTGAATATCTGGTCAATGGCGAGTTGCTACGCTGGGAGGGAGCTCTTGCCACCGTATATAGCCCTGTGTATCTGGCGGATGAGGCGCATGATCAACAGGTGGTGCTGGGCAGTACGCCTCTGCTGGATGCGGATGCTGCGATGGTAGCGCTGGATGCCGCGGTCAAAGCCTACGATCACGGTCAGGGGCTTTGGCCAAACCTGCGTGTGGCAGAGCGTATTCAGCATGTCGAAACCTTTCTGGCAAAGATGCGTGAGCAGCGTGAGACGGTTGTTCGCCTGCTGATGTGGGAGATCGGTAAAAACCTAAAGGACTCTGAAAAAGAGTTCGACCGTACCTGCGATTACATCGTCGACACTATTGAGTCGCTCAAAGAATTGGACCGCAAGTCCAGCCGCTTTGAGCAGGTGCAGGGCACCATCGGCCAGATTCGCCGGGTGCCGCTGGGTGTAGCGCTGTGCATGGGGCCCTATAACTACCCGCTGAACGAAACGTTTACTACGCTGATCCCGGCCTTGATCATGGGTAATACCGTGGTGTTTAAGCCGGCGAAGTTCGGTGTGTTGCTGATTCGTCCGCTGCTTGAGGCTTTCAGGGATAGCTTCCCGCCGGGCGTGATCAATGTGATTTACGGCCGTGGCCGCGAAACTGTCAGCGCACTGATGGCCAGTGGAAAAATTGATGTGTTTGCCTTTATCGGTACACATAAAGGCGCCAGTGATCTTAAGCGCCTACACCCGCGTCCGCACCGTCTCCGCGCTGCGTTGGGACTGGATGCAAAAAACCCTGGCATCGTGTTGCCAGAAGTCGATCTGGATAATGCCGTGAATGAAGCCATTACTGGTGCTTTGTCATTCAATGGGCAGCGCTGTACGGCTTTGAAGATTCTGTTCGTGCATGAAAATGTATTGGGCAGTTTCCTGGACAAGTTCACTGCCAAGCTAGCAACACTCAAACCGGGTATGCCTTGGGATGCTTCCGCAGCGCTAACGCCCTTGCCGGAGCCGGGCAAAGTCGATTACCTCAACGGCCTGCTTGATGATGCGGTCAGTAAAGGCGCGAAGGTGGTCAACCCAGGTGGTGGAGAGAGCCGTCACAGCTTCTTCTATCCGGCGGTGTTAAGCCCTGTGTCGCCTGACATGCGCATTTATCACGAAGAACAATTCGGCCCATTGGTGCCTGTTGTGCCTTATCGTGATGTGCAGGAAGTCATCGACTATGTGCAGGAGTCTGACTATGGCCAGCAACTGAGTATTTTTGGAAATAACTCAGCAGAGGTGGGGCGCCTAGTGGATGCTTTTGTCAATCAGGTCGGTCGTATCAACATCAACGCGCAGTGCCAGCGTGGCCCGGACAGCTATCCGTTCAACGGGCGTAAAAACTCGGCAGAAGGAACGCTATCTGTACACGATGCGCTGAGGGTGTTCTCGATCCGCACTTTGGTAGCAAGTCGCGGCACTGCAGAGAGCAAGGCACTGTTGAACGATATCATCTTGAATCGTGAGTCAGTCTTTATCAGCACTGACTATATTCTCTGA
- a CDS encoding GMC oxidoreductase, with protein MGVANTFGSVPQGIYFGGAEVSVDPFFSGKGPLRKGCNLCGQCITGCSQGAKNSLDKNYLYLAEQLGVEVIEQSRVSHIEPLGAGYRVIRNHPWKRQAQVALSARRVVLAAGVIGTLEILFASRDHYRTLPNISPALGSHVRTNSEAVVSILADDRRIDVTEGTTISTHFHADAQTHITQNRFPSSYNFMRFYMGPLVDGVQPWKRRLKVVAELLIHPLRSTRSWRTKDWHRRASVLTVMQQADNQLSFAYGRSVLRGGRRALKSRLAAGQRAPSYLSQANKAARVFAEVSGGQPQNVLLESVGNLSVTAHLLGGAVMADSPSEGVVDKYHEVFGCPGLYVVDGSAIAANVGVNPSLTIAALAERFASAFHMPEDSRLSS; from the coding sequence ATGGGCGTTGCAAACACGTTCGGCTCAGTACCTCAGGGCATTTATTTTGGAGGTGCCGAAGTTTCAGTCGATCCATTTTTTTCAGGGAAGGGACCTTTGCGCAAAGGCTGCAACCTATGTGGGCAGTGCATTACTGGCTGTTCTCAGGGGGCAAAAAACAGTCTGGATAAAAACTATCTGTATTTGGCTGAGCAGTTGGGCGTAGAAGTTATTGAGCAGTCGCGTGTCAGTCATATCGAACCTCTTGGGGCGGGGTACCGTGTCATACGTAATCACCCTTGGAAGCGACAGGCTCAAGTCGCACTGTCGGCTCGCCGCGTGGTACTCGCCGCAGGTGTGATTGGGACGCTGGAAATCCTGTTTGCCTCACGTGACCATTACCGCACACTGCCAAACATATCACCGGCTCTCGGCTCACATGTGCGTACTAACAGTGAAGCTGTGGTCAGTATTCTTGCGGATGATCGCCGTATCGATGTCACTGAAGGCACTACCATTTCAACTCATTTTCATGCGGACGCGCAGACCCATATCACGCAAAACCGCTTTCCAAGCAGTTACAACTTTATGCGTTTTTATATGGGGCCACTGGTTGATGGCGTTCAGCCGTGGAAGCGTAGATTGAAGGTAGTGGCTGAGCTGCTGATACATCCGCTACGTTCTACACGCTCATGGCGTACCAAAGACTGGCATCGGCGGGCGTCGGTGCTTACGGTTATGCAGCAGGCAGATAATCAACTGAGCTTCGCATATGGTCGCAGCGTTTTGCGCGGGGGGCGACGAGCGCTTAAGTCCAGATTGGCAGCTGGTCAGCGAGCACCATCTTATCTTTCTCAGGCTAACAAGGCGGCGAGAGTTTTTGCCGAAGTCAGTGGCGGTCAGCCACAAAACGTTTTGCTTGAGAGCGTAGGCAACCTCTCAGTAACTGCCCACCTATTAGGTGGTGCTGTGATGGCTGATAGTCCGAGTGAAGGCGTTGTCGATAAATATCACGAGGTATTCGGCTGTCCGGGGTTGTATGTGGTGGATGGCAGTGCGATAGCCGCTAATGTGGGCGTTAATCCGAGTCTTACAATTGCCGCACTGGCAGAGCGTTTTGCCTCGGCGTTTCACATGCCTGAGGACTCAAGGCTAAGTAGTTGA
- a CDS encoding GMC oxidoreductase, translating to MDGNKRNSGNDLTRRTVLASGVAAVATLAVGSHLSHAAQHSPREKINEPDQAAVDVIIVGAGSAGAVLARRLSENPKRRVLLLEAGHSFKPAGYPRILASSDIVGANGNPEFEWGYKSLAGYIDHPIGALRGKVIGGSSAINGAVAIRSRPSDFKRWNLPGWSYEEVLPYFKKLESHSGGQSELHGHDGPLPVHQLSRDEVTPMQRAFIDATVTSGYKVVADFDGIDANGVAPYPMNIVKGVRVNTGIAYLTDAVRARPNLQIRPDSLVNKVLFSDQRAVGVQMANGEKILANEVILSAGSYGSASVLLRSGIGPKNDLNNLNIPLVADLPVGQRLQDHPFYYNAYAARPDKIGSQSPVIGAKLWTHSSSAENGDLDIHITATHLFPHEQSPTKVGFVLAVALTRPLSRGKVTLADSDPYSAPRIDLNFLGEEKDRERLLEGIRLARKIGATRPLGGLIDSELNPGKGTSSDEELLASARATLDTYHHPTSTAPMARPGDKHAVVDLQGRVLGVQGLRVVDASILPDVPSVATNITVIAIAEKIAGLYA from the coding sequence ATGGACGGCAATAAACGTAATTCTGGCAATGATTTGACTCGCCGCACGGTTCTAGCCAGTGGAGTGGCTGCTGTTGCAACCCTAGCGGTAGGCAGCCATTTGTCTCATGCAGCACAGCATTCTCCACGTGAGAAAATTAATGAGCCGGATCAGGCTGCTGTGGACGTCATTATTGTTGGTGCAGGCTCCGCAGGAGCCGTATTGGCGCGACGTTTGAGTGAAAACCCCAAACGCCGTGTGCTGTTGCTTGAAGCAGGGCATAGTTTCAAGCCAGCGGGCTATCCGCGGATTTTGGCCAGTAGCGATATCGTTGGCGCTAATGGCAATCCTGAGTTCGAGTGGGGTTACAAGAGTCTAGCCGGTTACATAGATCATCCCATCGGGGCGCTTCGCGGTAAGGTCATTGGTGGGAGTTCGGCTATCAATGGAGCGGTGGCGATACGTTCGCGTCCGAGTGACTTTAAACGCTGGAATTTGCCGGGCTGGAGTTATGAAGAGGTTCTCCCGTACTTCAAAAAACTCGAAAGTCACAGCGGCGGTCAAAGTGAGCTGCATGGTCACGATGGGCCTCTGCCGGTACATCAGTTGTCTCGCGACGAAGTCACACCCATGCAGCGGGCTTTTATAGATGCCACCGTCACCAGCGGCTACAAGGTTGTAGCTGATTTTGATGGTATCGATGCCAATGGTGTGGCGCCGTATCCGATGAATATAGTCAAAGGCGTTCGCGTTAATACGGGGATAGCCTACCTGACGGATGCAGTCCGGGCACGACCCAATCTGCAAATTCGCCCGGACTCGTTGGTCAATAAAGTCTTGTTCAGCGATCAGCGTGCAGTCGGTGTGCAGATGGCCAATGGCGAGAAGATTCTTGCTAATGAGGTGATTCTGTCGGCGGGTAGCTACGGTAGTGCATCAGTTCTTTTGCGTTCCGGTATTGGACCCAAAAACGATCTTAATAATTTGAACATTCCGCTTGTGGCTGATCTGCCTGTTGGGCAGCGCCTTCAGGACCATCCGTTTTATTACAACGCCTATGCGGCACGACCGGACAAAATCGGCTCTCAGTCTCCGGTAATTGGCGCAAAGCTCTGGACGCACAGCAGCAGCGCAGAGAATGGTGATTTAGACATCCACATTACCGCCACGCATCTGTTCCCCCATGAACAGAGTCCTACAAAGGTGGGATTCGTTTTAGCCGTGGCACTGACTCGTCCACTGTCACGGGGCAAAGTGACTCTGGCTGACAGTGATCCCTATAGCGCACCCAGGATTGACCTGAACTTTTTGGGCGAAGAGAAGGACAGGGAGCGCTTGCTCGAGGGGATCCGTTTAGCACGAAAGATCGGTGCCACTAGACCGCTTGGCGGCTTGATTGATTCCGAGCTGAACCCGGGAAAGGGTACGTCATCAGATGAGGAGCTACTCGCAAGTGCAAGAGCGACGCTTGATACCTATCACCATCCAACCTCAACGGCTCCGATGGCCAGGCCAGGTGACAAACACGCCGTTGTTGATCTCCAGGGCCGAGTTTTGGGTGTGCAAGGTTTGCGCGTGGTGGATGCCTCGATCCTCCCGGATGTGCCGTCAGTGGCCACCAACATTACCGTAATCGCTATTGCGGAAAAAATTGCAGGTCTTTACGCCTGA
- a CDS encoding aldehyde dehydrogenase family protein, with product MNQAIALNWIGGEWVDSGNHRESIDPATYNIIGIYAEGGVAEAERGVAAARRAFEQSPWKDDAPLRSKVLLDLADAFERNTQALIDILTLENGKIKGEAAFEVTMVPSKLRYYAALTRTEYGRVAEPKPGKISLVLRQPLGVAGIIVPWNSPIVLMVRSLAPALAAGCTAVVKMPGQSAQITNLVARIISEVALLPIGVVNIFSEYGSAGSKFLVESPDVPTISFTGSTATGRAIAAAGAQHLKRFGLELGGKTPMVVFADADIDAAVPCLEKALTVFAGQFCMTGSRLLVQREVADVVAERLTARLRAVRVGPAADDASDMGPLLDKPNVERVNRVVEEAIASGAKVLLRGGPVTEGPLAKGAFYKPTLLQITDPNLSIVQRETFGPVLTLQVFDTEAEAVELANNSEYGLAASIWTRDVDRSLRVARAVDAGTVWINDWAVVYDEIEEGGFKQSGQGRLNGVAALDDFIEYKHIALNPGLRLS from the coding sequence ATGAATCAAGCAATTGCGCTGAACTGGATTGGTGGGGAGTGGGTTGACTCCGGTAATCATCGAGAGTCGATCGATCCTGCGACATACAACATCATCGGTATCTACGCTGAAGGAGGAGTTGCTGAGGCTGAGCGTGGTGTGGCTGCAGCTCGGCGGGCATTTGAGCAATCCCCGTGGAAAGATGATGCGCCCTTGCGCTCAAAGGTGTTGCTGGATCTTGCGGATGCCTTTGAAAGAAACACCCAGGCCCTGATCGATATTCTCACTTTAGAGAATGGAAAGATTAAAGGCGAAGCCGCTTTTGAGGTCACTATGGTGCCGTCAAAGCTTCGCTACTACGCGGCGTTGACACGTACTGAATATGGCAGGGTTGCTGAGCCTAAGCCAGGTAAGATCTCATTGGTGTTGCGTCAGCCTCTGGGCGTTGCAGGCATTATCGTCCCGTGGAATTCCCCAATTGTACTTATGGTCCGCTCGCTGGCGCCTGCTTTGGCTGCTGGTTGCACTGCGGTCGTCAAAATGCCGGGGCAAAGTGCGCAAATCACTAACTTAGTCGCTAGGATCATTTCCGAAGTCGCTTTGTTGCCGATAGGTGTCGTCAACATCTTCAGTGAGTACGGCTCGGCGGGTTCGAAATTTCTAGTGGAATCCCCCGACGTACCGACCATCAGCTTTACCGGAAGTACGGCAACAGGGCGCGCAATTGCTGCGGCTGGTGCCCAGCATCTGAAGCGCTTTGGGCTTGAGTTGGGCGGCAAAACGCCAATGGTTGTTTTTGCTGATGCCGACATTGATGCAGCTGTCCCCTGTCTTGAAAAGGCCCTAACGGTTTTCGCAGGCCAGTTTTGCATGACTGGTTCCCGATTGCTGGTGCAGCGTGAGGTTGCGGATGTCGTTGCAGAACGCCTGACTGCGCGCTTGCGGGCAGTCCGTGTAGGGCCGGCGGCGGATGATGCCAGTGATATGGGGCCGTTGCTAGATAAGCCGAATGTCGAGCGGGTTAACCGGGTGGTTGAAGAAGCTATCGCATCAGGCGCCAAGGTTTTGCTGCGAGGTGGTCCGGTTACTGAAGGGCCTCTGGCCAAAGGCGCTTTCTACAAACCAACGCTGTTGCAAATCACTGATCCGAATCTGTCGATTGTTCAGCGTGAAACATTTGGGCCTGTCTTGACATTGCAAGTGTTCGATACGGAGGCAGAGGCTGTTGAGCTGGCAAATAACAGTGAATATGGCTTGGCAGCCAGTATCTGGACCCGAGATGTTGATCGCTCTCTACGTGTAGCTCGTGCGGTAGACGCAGGCACTGTTTGGATCAATGACTGGGCCGTTGTTTATGACGAAATAGAAGAGGGCGGTTTCAAGCAGTCAGGTCAAGGCCGCCTTAATGGTGTTGCTGCTCTGGATGATTTCATTGAGTACAAGCACATCGCATTGAATCCAGGTCTTCGGCTTAGCTGA
- a CDS encoding alkene reductase, with protein sequence MSHIQSLLQPFKLSTFTAKNRVLMAPMTRARSTQPGDIPNALTAEYYSQRASAGLIITEGVPVAPGAKGYAFTPGIFTDEQQAGWKLVTDAVHAKGGLIAAQLWHVGRISHHSVLPEGQPPVAPSPIRAQAKTFAFDEQGNPGMVDCDEPYLLSEKGIARVVEEFAQAARRADAAGFDLVELHGANGYLIEQFLSVSTNHRTDGYGGSIANRARFALEVVDAVSEVLGAQRVGIRLSPWCPPFVNDMDFSSEAGEITLYLAEELSKRNVAYIHLAEWPGANYTTEFRQQLRDKFNGTIIVCGGYTQETAQQTIDTGLIDAIAFGKHFISNPDLPERFAQGAALAEPDPSSFYGGADKGYTDYPFLSK encoded by the coding sequence ATGAGTCATATACAAAGCTTGTTGCAACCGTTCAAACTCTCGACTTTTACGGCCAAAAACCGTGTGTTGATGGCTCCGATGACAAGGGCGCGTTCAACTCAGCCAGGGGACATTCCAAATGCACTTACTGCTGAGTACTACTCCCAGCGTGCCAGTGCTGGTTTGATCATTACTGAGGGTGTTCCTGTTGCACCGGGAGCAAAAGGCTATGCCTTTACACCGGGTATATTCACTGACGAGCAGCAGGCCGGCTGGAAGCTGGTTACAGATGCTGTGCATGCCAAGGGTGGTTTGATTGCTGCGCAGCTGTGGCATGTCGGCCGTATTTCTCATCATTCGGTATTGCCAGAAGGTCAGCCTCCTGTTGCACCTTCTCCTATTCGTGCACAGGCCAAAACCTTTGCTTTTGACGAGCAAGGTAATCCTGGCATGGTGGATTGTGATGAGCCCTATTTGCTTAGCGAAAAAGGCATCGCCAGGGTCGTTGAAGAATTTGCTCAGGCTGCTCGCCGTGCAGATGCAGCCGGTTTTGATCTGGTTGAATTGCATGGTGCCAATGGCTATTTGATCGAGCAGTTTCTGTCGGTCAGCACCAACCATCGTACTGATGGGTATGGTGGTTCGATTGCCAATCGCGCCCGTTTTGCCTTGGAAGTGGTAGACGCGGTATCTGAAGTGCTTGGGGCACAGCGTGTGGGTATTCGCCTTTCGCCTTGGTGCCCGCCTTTTGTTAACGATATGGACTTCAGCAGTGAGGCCGGTGAGATCACCTTATACCTGGCTGAGGAACTGAGTAAGCGCAATGTTGCATATATCCACCTTGCCGAATGGCCGGGGGCGAACTACACAACTGAGTTCCGCCAGCAGCTGCGTGACAAGTTCAATGGCACCATCATCGTATGTGGCGGTTATACGCAAGAGACTGCACAGCAAACGATTGATACAGGTTTGATCGACGCGATTGCATTCGGTAAGCATTTTATCTCCAACCCTGATCTGCCAGAGCGCTTTGCGCAAGGTGCCGCTCTGGCTGAGCCAGATCCAAGCAGCTTCTATGGTGGCGCGGATAAGGGCTACACCGACTATCCATTCCTGTCGAAGTAA